Proteins encoded by one window of Pseudonocardia alni:
- a CDS encoding ArsR/SmtB family transcription factor → MEAFDVLGDPVRRRILELLAGGERTAGRVTEVVRAEFGISQPAVSRHLRVLRDNGFATVRAEGTRRLYAVDPSGPAAAEQWLAGLRGLWTQRLDALGTELARGSRRNP, encoded by the coding sequence GTGGAAGCGTTCGACGTGCTGGGCGACCCCGTCCGGCGGCGCATCCTGGAACTCCTCGCCGGGGGCGAGCGGACGGCAGGGCGGGTGACCGAGGTCGTCCGCGCCGAGTTCGGGATATCGCAGCCGGCCGTCTCCCGACACCTGCGCGTGCTGCGGGACAACGGGTTCGCCACCGTCCGGGCGGAGGGGACCCGGAGGCTCTACGCGGTCGACCCATCCGGGCCTGCCGCGGCCGAGCAGTGGCTGGCCGGGCTGCGCGGCTTGTGGACGCAGCGGCTCGACGCGCTCGGCACCGAACTGGCCCGTGGATCGAGGAGGAACCCGTGA